A single region of the Microbulbifer sp. MKSA007 genome encodes:
- the glnA gene encoding glutamate--ammonia ligase, with protein sequence MSAKTLGLINESEAKWIDLRFTDTKGKEQHVSIPASEVDGEFFEEGKMFDGSSIAGWKGINESDMILMPDDETAFLDPFTDESTVIIRCNIVDPITGQGYERDPRSIALRAEEYLKSTGLGDTALFGPEPEFFVFDDITWGAEMGGAFYKINSEEAAWSSGHNFAEGNIGHRPGVKGGYFPVPPVDSLHDVRAAMCSAMEQMGLRVEVHHHEVGTAGQCEIGVAANTLTKKADEVQILKYAVHNVAHAYGKTATFMPKPLVGDNGSGMHVHQSFSKDGVNQFAGDAYAGLSEAALYYIGGIVKHARALNALCNASTNSYKRLVPGFEAPVILAYSARNRSASIRIPFVPSPKGKRIETRFPDPTANPYLSFAALLMAGLDGIKNKIHPGDAADKDLYDLPPEELAEYPTVASSLEGALDALDQDREFLTAGGVFTNDAIDAYIELKREEVERLNMTTHPVEFDMYYSV encoded by the coding sequence ATGTCAGCGAAAACGCTCGGTTTGATTAATGAAAGTGAAGCGAAATGGATAGACCTGCGCTTTACCGATACCAAGGGTAAAGAACAACACGTTTCCATCCCTGCGTCGGAAGTTGACGGTGAGTTCTTTGAAGAAGGCAAAATGTTCGATGGTTCTTCCATCGCCGGTTGGAAGGGCATCAACGAATCCGACATGATCCTGATGCCGGACGACGAGACCGCTTTCCTCGACCCCTTCACCGATGAGAGCACTGTTATCATTCGCTGTAACATCGTCGACCCAATTACCGGTCAGGGTTACGAGCGAGATCCTCGCTCCATCGCATTGCGCGCTGAGGAATACCTGAAGTCCACTGGTCTGGGTGACACCGCTCTGTTCGGTCCCGAGCCCGAGTTCTTCGTATTCGACGACATCACCTGGGGTGCCGAAATGGGCGGCGCCTTCTACAAGATCAACTCCGAAGAAGCAGCCTGGTCCTCAGGTCACAACTTTGCAGAAGGCAATATTGGTCACCGTCCCGGCGTTAAAGGCGGTTACTTCCCGGTTCCTCCGGTGGATTCCCTGCACGACGTTCGCGCCGCAATGTGTTCTGCGATGGAACAGATGGGCCTGCGCGTAGAAGTGCATCACCACGAAGTGGGTACTGCTGGCCAGTGTGAGATCGGCGTTGCCGCCAACACCCTGACTAAGAAAGCGGACGAAGTACAGATCCTCAAGTACGCTGTACACAACGTTGCCCACGCCTACGGCAAGACCGCGACCTTTATGCCCAAGCCGCTGGTTGGCGATAACGGTTCCGGTATGCACGTTCACCAGTCCTTTAGCAAGGATGGCGTAAACCAGTTTGCCGGTGACGCCTACGCTGGTCTGTCCGAAGCTGCTCTGTACTACATCGGCGGTATCGTTAAGCATGCTCGCGCCCTGAACGCGCTGTGCAACGCTTCCACCAACTCTTACAAGCGTCTGGTACCTGGCTTCGAAGCGCCGGTAATCCTGGCTTACTCTGCGCGTAACCGCTCTGCGTCTATCCGTATTCCTTTCGTGCCCTCCCCGAAAGGCAAGCGCATCGAGACTCGCTTCCCGGACCCGACCGCCAACCCATACCTGTCTTTCGCCGCACTGCTGATGGCGGGTCTCGACGGTATCAAGAACAAGATCCACCCTGGCGATGCTGCGGACAAGGACCTGTACGATCTGCCGCCGGAAGAGTTGGCTGAGTACCCGACTGTCGCTTCCAGCCTGGAAGGCGCCCTGGATGCTCTGGATCAGGATCGCGAGTTCCTGACAGCCGGTGGTGTATTCACTAACGATGCTATCGATGCCTACATCGAGCTGAAGCGTGAAGAAGTAGAGCGCCTGAACATGACCACTCACCCGGTTGAGTTCGATATGTACTACTCCGTGTAA
- a CDS encoding glycosyl hydrolase family 18 protein, giving the protein MFSFLQSQDRTRMLVGSRSERGSKFGFKLKAAAALAAAIAISGNVSAQETSKRVSAYWADWEYWADSSFTHDNVDFSKLTHVQYAFAWNDEDGNIYFTDPYVFYGLGAQSFSGGAGDGPVKCSPQFWHPYSQYDSSIQPAVCQGWNDHESGFVKSVHDDGAKAILSMGGWTLSHKVSEMMESDTARAAFIENAVTLLTDWDFDGLDLDFEYPGYAPNGGRSIDKENFTTLLQELRARFDEVEAETGKNLELTAAVACGPSIAEEGYDFAAVGEVLDYVNLMTYDFGGDWDTVAQHTSPLYPYEGQVNEGFDADSCRNMWMTEGNIPAEKITLGMSHYGRSVAGATAIGEAASGQDVAHWGSDTETRYYQIVEKMQSDSSFQTAYDPEAVTHYGWFEDGGFISFEDTTSIAARAQYVLDQGLGGVMIWQLRGGMLLENNEYQYPLLDAALEVFGQGGSSDSDTGDTGDTGDTGDTGDTGDTGDTGDTGDTGDTGDTGDTGDTGDTGDTGDTGDTGDTGDTGDTGDTGDTGDTGSGGGNNNGGSSACVAFEQPYAGDPGYSVGDVVVFEGVAYESTHEPNWWSPGSAPSLWTETTCQTEGEGSDNGSDSGSDDSNNNGSDSGSDDNANNGSDDNTDSDQGSGETASCPEFQQPYAGDEGYQVGDLVTFEGQVYVSTFGPNWWSPASAPQYWEASSCQ; this is encoded by the coding sequence ATGTTTTCTTTCCTGCAATCTCAGGATCGAACAAGGATGTTGGTGGGCAGCCGCAGTGAACGCGGATCTAAATTTGGGTTTAAATTAAAAGCTGCGGCGGCACTCGCAGCAGCAATCGCCATCAGCGGAAACGTCAGCGCACAAGAAACCTCTAAACGTGTATCTGCCTATTGGGCCGATTGGGAATACTGGGCCGACTCATCCTTCACCCATGACAACGTGGATTTCTCCAAGCTCACTCACGTTCAGTACGCCTTTGCCTGGAATGACGAAGACGGCAACATCTACTTTACAGACCCCTACGTTTTCTACGGCCTGGGCGCCCAATCATTTTCCGGCGGCGCCGGTGATGGTCCCGTAAAATGCTCGCCGCAATTCTGGCACCCCTACAGCCAATACGATTCCAGTATTCAGCCCGCGGTCTGCCAGGGCTGGAATGACCACGAATCAGGTTTTGTAAAATCGGTACATGACGACGGTGCCAAGGCGATCCTGTCTATGGGCGGCTGGACCCTCTCCCACAAAGTCTCTGAGATGATGGAGAGCGACACCGCACGTGCAGCCTTTATCGAAAATGCAGTGACACTGCTTACTGACTGGGATTTCGATGGTCTCGATCTCGATTTCGAATACCCCGGCTATGCACCGAACGGCGGACGCTCGATCGACAAAGAAAACTTCACCACCCTGCTGCAAGAGCTGCGCGCGCGCTTCGATGAGGTTGAAGCGGAGACCGGCAAAAATCTGGAACTGACCGCTGCCGTGGCCTGTGGCCCCTCGATTGCAGAAGAGGGTTATGATTTTGCTGCTGTGGGCGAAGTCCTCGACTATGTCAACCTGATGACTTATGACTTTGGTGGCGACTGGGATACCGTAGCCCAGCATACCTCGCCGCTGTACCCCTATGAAGGCCAGGTCAACGAAGGCTTCGACGCAGACAGCTGCCGCAATATGTGGATGACTGAGGGCAATATTCCTGCTGAGAAAATCACCCTGGGTATGTCCCACTACGGCCGCAGCGTGGCTGGCGCCACCGCAATCGGTGAAGCCGCCTCCGGACAAGACGTCGCTCACTGGGGCTCTGACACCGAGACGCGCTACTACCAGATCGTTGAGAAAATGCAGAGCGACTCTTCATTCCAGACCGCTTACGATCCCGAGGCCGTCACCCACTATGGTTGGTTTGAGGATGGCGGTTTTATCTCTTTCGAAGATACGACTTCTATCGCCGCACGCGCCCAATATGTGCTCGACCAGGGCCTTGGTGGCGTGATGATCTGGCAGCTACGCGGTGGAATGCTATTGGAGAACAATGAATACCAGTATCCACTACTCGATGCCGCACTCGAAGTTTTCGGACAGGGTGGCTCCAGTGATAGCGATACCGGAGATACTGGCGATACCGGAGATACCGGAGATACCGGAGACACCGGAGACACCGGAGACACCGGAGACACCGGAGACACCGGAGATACCGGAGATACCGGAGACACTGGAGACACTGGAGACACTGGAGACACTGGAGACACTGGAGACACTGGAGACACTGGAGACACTGGAGACACTGGAGACACCGGAGATACTGGCGACACCGGAAGTGGCGGTGGCAATAATAATGGCGGAAGCAGCGCCTGCGTCGCGTTTGAGCAGCCCTATGCCGGCGACCCAGGTTATTCAGTCGGTGACGTTGTTGTCTTTGAAGGAGTCGCCTACGAGTCCACCCACGAGCCAAACTGGTGGTCTCCAGGTTCCGCGCCATCGCTGTGGACCGAAACCACCTGTCAAACTGAGGGCGAAGGCTCCGACAATGGTTCCGACAGCGGCTCTGACGATAGCAACAACAATGGCTCCGATAGCGGTTCTGACGACAACGCCAATAACGGTTCCGATGACAACACCGACAGCGATCAAGGTTCAGGTGAGACCGCTTCCTGCCCCGAATTCCAGCAGCCATATGCTGGTGACGAAGGCTATCAAGTTGGCGACCTAGTAACCTTTGAAGGCCAGGTTTATGTGTCTACCTTTGGTCCCAACTGGTGGTCCCCGGCTAGCGCCCCCCAGTACTGGGAAGCGAGTTCCTGCCAGTAA
- a CDS encoding N-acetyltransferase — protein MDIRQAIESDLEGMWSLFSVVRNRGDLPFSHKISREVFSAQWLNDDLQTYVTEELPHLLGVYKLGVNFPGIHSHVATANFLVHTDVRDRGVDRALVQHAVARAQDAGYLEMQFNYVPSDNEPVITLYTELGFTIIKTLDRAFTDPLGRLQDAYVMQRFLQ, from the coding sequence ATGGATATTCGGCAGGCTATAGAGAGTGACCTCGAAGGCATGTGGAGCCTCTTTAGTGTTGTGCGAAACAGAGGGGATCTGCCTTTCTCGCATAAGATCAGTCGAGAAGTGTTTTCTGCTCAATGGCTTAATGACGACTTACAGACTTATGTTACCGAAGAGTTACCTCACCTGCTGGGGGTGTATAAATTAGGGGTTAATTTCCCTGGTATTCATAGCCATGTCGCGACAGCCAACTTTCTCGTGCACACGGATGTGCGCGATCGCGGTGTAGATCGTGCACTGGTCCAGCATGCAGTCGCCAGAGCCCAGGACGCCGGCTATTTGGAAATGCAGTTCAACTACGTTCCCAGCGACAATGAGCCCGTAATTACCCTTTATACCGAGCTGGGCTTCACTATTATCAAAACGCTAGATAGAGCATTTACAGATCCTTTGGGAAGGTTGCAAGATGCTTATGTTATGCAGCGGTTTTTACAGTAG
- a CDS encoding VIT1/CCC1 transporter family protein — protein sequence MDRQNPKHQQESREALIEEHRPERIEARLRSRPQSQWLSDFVLGAIDGCVTTFAIVAGAFGAGFSEAVVLVMGFANLIADGFSMAVSNYEAASVEREQRAAAMRTERQHIALIPEGEREEIRQIFYRKGFRGEVLDNIVATITANQKLWIETMLAEEYGISRLEHKPLGAALITFVAFLCVGAIPLLPYLFHSLNPAEQFYASAVLSVCAFFAIGLCKGLVFSHHLLVAGLKTLFFGSSAAVLALAVGYLLRHLVT from the coding sequence ATGGACCGGCAAAACCCAAAACACCAACAGGAAAGCCGGGAAGCGCTAATTGAGGAGCATCGACCGGAGCGTATTGAGGCGCGCTTGCGAAGTCGTCCACAGTCACAGTGGCTCTCTGATTTTGTTTTGGGAGCGATAGATGGCTGCGTAACTACCTTTGCCATTGTTGCAGGCGCTTTTGGTGCAGGCTTCTCCGAAGCGGTTGTGCTCGTGATGGGCTTTGCCAACCTTATCGCTGATGGTTTCAGCATGGCGGTAAGCAATTATGAAGCTGCCAGTGTGGAGCGTGAGCAACGAGCCGCGGCTATGCGTACAGAGCGTCAGCATATTGCTTTAATTCCCGAGGGAGAGCGGGAAGAGATCAGGCAGATTTTTTATCGAAAGGGATTTCGAGGTGAAGTTCTCGATAATATTGTTGCCACTATCACTGCGAATCAAAAGCTGTGGATAGAGACAATGCTGGCGGAAGAGTACGGTATAAGCCGCTTAGAGCATAAGCCTCTGGGGGCGGCACTGATAACCTTCGTCGCTTTTTTGTGTGTAGGTGCTATTCCCCTGTTGCCCTACCTTTTCCACAGCCTTAATCCCGCCGAACAATTTTATGCGAGCGCCGTTCTTTCGGTCTGCGCTTTTTTTGCTATTGGCTTGTGCAAAGGATTGGTGTTTTCCCACCACCTGCTGGTGGCGGGCTTAAAAACTCTGTTTTTTGGCAGTAGCGCAGCGGTCCTGGCACTCGCCGTTGGCTATCTACTGCGCCACTTGGTGACTTAA
- a CDS encoding GGDEF domain-containing protein, with product MSSGYNNQNPAISTSIDEVQRIDLRRRILASSYMLIFAMAITGAMAIIALTATNILQASTLFIVAVVILFAYITVNIIGPTEKTPLLVGILLLALYFYLLMTGGVNNTGLMWAVMLVPGFINLYGYKTGTTALLGIGLATAAILFYPDFPGLTAKYDTAYRARFIAVFGALTALTALLDSSRHQTQQLLQRLTGELETYAATDTLTGLANRREAFRAIHELERRNDELKDQYVILIGDLDNFKTINDTYGHSFGDRVLQDVAKILKSNTRSEDIVARWGGEEFLLLLPNTDLKGGSVLAEKLRRRVSTLSRRYTRPVKISISLGVVEGSTNGKPLNQLLAEADKRMYRAKNGGRNKVVAA from the coding sequence ATGAGCTCAGGGTATAACAATCAAAACCCCGCGATATCCACCTCTATTGATGAAGTGCAGCGCATAGATCTGCGCAGACGGATATTGGCCTCCTCTTATATGCTGATATTCGCTATGGCTATCACCGGAGCCATGGCGATCATCGCCCTTACTGCAACTAATATCCTGCAGGCATCGACGCTTTTTATCGTCGCGGTGGTTATTTTATTTGCATATATCACTGTCAACATTATCGGTCCTACCGAGAAAACGCCATTATTGGTGGGAATTCTTTTATTGGCGCTGTATTTCTACTTACTAATGACTGGTGGTGTAAACAATACCGGATTGATGTGGGCAGTTATGCTGGTCCCCGGATTTATCAACCTTTACGGCTATAAAACCGGCACCACTGCACTGCTCGGCATAGGTCTCGCTACGGCAGCAATCCTGTTTTATCCGGATTTCCCAGGGCTCACGGCCAAATATGATACGGCCTATCGTGCGCGTTTTATTGCAGTATTTGGTGCACTCACGGCTCTAACTGCATTACTTGACAGTAGCCGTCACCAAACTCAACAGCTCCTCCAGCGATTAACAGGTGAATTGGAGACCTATGCTGCCACGGACACATTGACCGGATTAGCGAATCGCAGAGAAGCATTTCGCGCCATTCATGAATTAGAACGCCGGAATGATGAGCTGAAAGATCAATATGTCATCCTTATCGGAGACTTAGATAACTTCAAGACGATCAACGATACCTACGGGCACTCCTTTGGCGACCGCGTATTACAAGATGTTGCCAAGATATTGAAAAGTAATACCCGGTCTGAGGATATTGTGGCGCGCTGGGGCGGCGAAGAATTTTTATTGCTATTGCCGAATACTGACTTGAAAGGCGGCAGTGTCCTTGCAGAAAAACTTCGTCGCAGAGTATCGACCCTCAGCCGCCGCTATACACGCCCGGTAAAAATCTCAATCAGTCTCGGAGTCGTCGAAGGCAGCACCAATGGCAAGCCACTCAATCAGCTATTGGCCGAAGCAGATAAACGTATGTATCGAGCCAAGAATGGTGGGCGCAACAAAGTGGTAGCCGCATAA
- the typA gene encoding translational GTPase TypA encodes MIENLRNIAIIAHVDHGKTTLVDKLLSQSGTLDRRDEGAERVMDSNDQERERGITILAKNTAIRWNDYRINIVDTPGHADFGGEVERVLSMVDSVLLLVDAVDGPMPQTRFVTQKAFEQGLNPIVVINKIDRPGARPDWVMDQVFDLFDSLGATDEQLDFPVVYASALNGIAGLDDTDLADDMTPLFQMIVDKVEPPKVDPTGAFQMQVSALDYSSYVGVIGVGRITRGTLKPNQQVVVLDREGNSRKAKVLQVMGYLGLERVEVEQASAGDIVCITGVGELNISDTLCDLDTPEALPALSVDEPTVSMTFQVNDSPFAGQDGKFVTSRNIKERLDQELIHNVALRVEQGDSPDKFKVSGRGELHLSVLIESMRREGFELGVSRPEVVQREVDGEIHEPYEEVVIDVEEPHQGPIMEELGLRKADLTNMEPDGKGRVRLTFIVPSRGMIGFRSQFLTITSGSGIMTSIFDHYGPVKQGEVAKRINGVLVSMVKGKTLAYGLFALQDRGRLFLGHGEEVYEGQIVGIHSRGNDLVVNPTKAKQLTNVRASGTDDALTLSPPIRHTLEQALEFIEDDELVEVTPNFIRLRKKILQENMRKRAKK; translated from the coding sequence GTGATAGAGAATCTGCGCAATATTGCGATTATCGCCCACGTAGACCATGGCAAAACCACCCTTGTGGACAAGCTGTTGTCCCAGTCCGGCACTCTCGACCGCCGCGACGAAGGCGCCGAGCGCGTCATGGACTCCAACGATCAAGAGCGTGAGCGTGGCATCACCATCCTGGCGAAGAACACCGCTATCCGCTGGAATGACTACCGCATCAATATTGTCGACACCCCTGGGCACGCCGACTTCGGCGGCGAGGTAGAGCGCGTACTGTCCATGGTGGATTCAGTTCTGCTGCTCGTAGACGCAGTAGATGGCCCCATGCCGCAGACCCGCTTCGTAACCCAGAAGGCATTTGAGCAGGGCCTCAACCCGATCGTGGTGATTAACAAGATCGACCGCCCCGGCGCTCGCCCCGACTGGGTGATGGATCAGGTATTCGACCTGTTCGACAGCCTCGGCGCCACCGACGAACAGTTGGACTTCCCGGTTGTCTACGCCTCCGCCCTGAACGGCATCGCCGGTCTCGACGACACCGACCTGGCCGACGATATGACGCCGCTGTTCCAGATGATTGTGGACAAGGTTGAGCCCCCGAAGGTTGACCCCACCGGCGCCTTCCAGATGCAGGTTTCCGCTCTGGACTACTCCAGCTACGTAGGCGTAATCGGCGTTGGCCGTATCACTCGCGGTACCCTGAAGCCGAACCAGCAAGTGGTAGTTCTCGATCGCGAGGGCAACTCGCGCAAAGCCAAGGTCCTGCAGGTTATGGGTTACCTCGGCCTGGAGCGTGTAGAAGTGGAGCAAGCCAGTGCTGGCGATATCGTGTGTATCACCGGTGTGGGTGAGCTAAATATCTCCGATACCCTGTGCGATCTGGATACTCCAGAAGCCCTGCCCGCCCTGAGCGTGGACGAGCCCACCGTAAGCATGACCTTCCAGGTCAACGACTCCCCCTTTGCTGGCCAGGACGGCAAGTTCGTTACCTCGCGCAACATCAAAGAGCGTCTTGACCAGGAGCTGATTCACAACGTGGCCCTGCGTGTAGAGCAAGGCGACTCTCCTGATAAGTTCAAGGTTTCCGGCCGAGGCGAATTGCACTTGTCTGTCCTGATCGAATCCATGCGCCGAGAAGGTTTCGAGCTGGGCGTTTCCCGCCCCGAAGTGGTGCAGAGAGAGGTCGACGGAGAGATCCACGAGCCTTATGAAGAAGTGGTTATCGATGTTGAGGAACCCCATCAGGGGCCCATTATGGAAGAGCTGGGCCTGCGCAAGGCCGATCTCACCAATATGGAGCCCGATGGCAAAGGTCGCGTGCGCCTAACCTTTATCGTGCCCTCGCGCGGCATGATCGGCTTCCGCTCCCAATTCCTTACCATCACCAGTGGTTCTGGCATTATGACCAGTATCTTCGACCACTACGGTCCGGTGAAGCAGGGTGAGGTGGCCAAGCGCATCAACGGTGTACTGGTTTCCATGGTCAAGGGCAAAACCCTCGCCTATGGTCTGTTCGCACTGCAGGATCGTGGTCGCTTGTTCCTGGGCCACGGCGAAGAGGTCTACGAAGGCCAAATCGTCGGTATTCACTCCCGTGGCAACGACCTGGTAGTAAACCCTACCAAGGCCAAACAGCTCACTAATGTGCGCGCGTCAGGTACTGACGATGCGCTCACTCTGTCACCACCCATTCGTCACACCCTTGAGCAGGCTCTGGAATTCATCGAAGACGATGAATTGGTAGAGGTGACTCCCAACTTTATCCGCCTGCGCAAGAAAATTTTGCAGGAAAATATGCGCAAGCGTGCGAAGAAATAA
- a CDS encoding macro domain-containing protein encodes MTQIQLTSGDILTMRGDALVCPAHKHLIRGRGLSAQIYAQCGTRLTPQCANQRACPVGEARVTRAYDLPVDYLLHTVTPQWSSGDQWGSQAIVLLRHCYESVLELAIERGCKTILFPALGAGTNRFPHEIAAHQGLAVLRAYASRFERLTVCLHSQTALAQWQKVEQRFYGHN; translated from the coding sequence GTGACACAAATTCAACTGACTTCTGGCGATATCTTGACGATGCGTGGAGATGCTCTGGTGTGTCCGGCACACAAGCATCTTATTCGGGGGCGGGGGCTTTCAGCGCAGATTTATGCCCAGTGCGGGACTCGGTTAACCCCCCAATGTGCCAATCAAAGAGCATGCCCAGTTGGTGAAGCTCGCGTGACTCGAGCCTATGATTTACCGGTCGATTACTTATTGCATACTGTTACGCCCCAGTGGAGCAGTGGCGATCAATGGGGGAGCCAGGCCATAGTGCTGTTGAGACACTGCTATGAAAGTGTTTTAGAGTTGGCGATAGAGCGCGGCTGCAAAACGATACTGTTTCCGGCATTGGGAGCTGGCACTAACCGCTTCCCTCACGAGATTGCGGCACACCAGGGATTGGCCGTTTTACGCGCTTATGCCTCAAGGTTCGAGAGACTCACAGTTTGTTTGCACTCACAAACTGCATTGGCGCAGTGGCAGAAAGTTGAGCAGCGCTTTTATGGCCATAATTGA
- the thiI gene encoding tRNA uracil 4-sulfurtransferase ThiI, which produces MHFVVKFFPEITIKSNPVRKRMSRQLKDNLQRLLRQLDDRIQVRKDWEKIDVIAPDAVSHLGGRIEEVLSHTPGIANFSRVRQFPLGDLHDMYEKTLSVWGAALKDKTFCVRVKRTGKHDFQSLDVEQYVGGGLNKNTEASGVKLKNPDITVKLEIRHDKLNVIEEQHPGLGGFPLGTQDPVLSLVSGGFDSTVASYMTMKRGIRTHFLFFNLGGRQHELGVKEVAYYLWNKYGASHRVRFITVPFDEVVAEILERVDDSNMGVILKRMMLRAADVIAKELEVDAVVTGEAIAQVSSQTLKNLSVIDSVTNTLVLRPLITTDKTDIIRTSRAIGTEEFAANMPEYCGVISVKPTTRAKIEKVESEENRFDFTVLDRAISNRVMQNIDQVIEEVDGEAPDVEIREEPGSAVVIDIRHPDEEELDPLELGCEVQTIPFYRLNNSFAHLDQEREYLLYCSKGVMSRLHASHLLDEGFRNVGVLRPLIPHRPETIKK; this is translated from the coding sequence ATGCACTTTGTCGTCAAGTTTTTTCCAGAGATCACCATCAAGAGCAACCCTGTGCGCAAGCGCATGTCGCGCCAGCTCAAGGACAACCTGCAGCGCCTGCTGCGCCAGCTGGACGACCGTATCCAGGTGCGAAAGGATTGGGAAAAGATCGATGTGATCGCGCCCGATGCTGTGTCCCACCTGGGTGGACGTATCGAAGAGGTGCTCTCTCACACCCCCGGCATCGCCAACTTCTCCCGCGTGCGCCAGTTCCCCCTGGGTGACCTGCACGACATGTACGAGAAAACCCTGTCGGTTTGGGGCGCAGCCCTGAAAGACAAGACTTTCTGTGTACGGGTTAAACGCACCGGCAAACACGACTTCCAGTCTCTGGATGTGGAACAGTATGTGGGTGGCGGCCTCAACAAGAATACCGAGGCATCCGGAGTCAAACTGAAAAACCCCGACATCACCGTTAAGCTGGAGATCCGCCACGACAAGCTCAACGTGATCGAAGAGCAGCATCCCGGCCTGGGCGGCTTCCCCCTGGGCACGCAAGACCCGGTTTTGTCACTGGTCTCCGGTGGCTTCGACTCTACCGTGGCCAGTTACATGACCATGAAGCGCGGTATCCGCACCCACTTCCTGTTCTTCAACCTGGGCGGACGCCAGCACGAGCTGGGCGTGAAAGAAGTCGCCTACTATCTGTGGAACAAATACGGCGCTTCCCACCGGGTGCGCTTTATCACCGTGCCGTTTGACGAAGTAGTGGCAGAGATTCTCGAGCGGGTCGACGACTCCAATATGGGCGTTATTTTGAAGCGCATGATGCTGCGCGCCGCCGATGTGATCGCCAAGGAACTGGAGGTGGACGCCGTAGTCACCGGTGAAGCCATCGCCCAGGTTTCCAGCCAGACCCTGAAAAATCTGTCGGTGATCGACAGTGTTACCAATACCCTGGTATTGCGCCCACTGATCACCACCGACAAGACCGATATTATCCGCACCTCCCGGGCCATCGGCACTGAAGAGTTCGCCGCCAATATGCCGGAATACTGCGGCGTTATCTCGGTAAAACCCACCACCCGCGCCAAGATTGAAAAAGTGGAGTCCGAGGAAAACCGCTTCGATTTCACCGTCCTCGATCGCGCTATCAGCAATCGGGTGATGCAAAATATTGATCAGGTGATCGAAGAAGTCGATGGCGAAGCACCGGATGTGGAGATCCGCGAAGAGCCGGGCAGCGCTGTGGTTATCGATATCCGCCACCCGGATGAGGAGGAGTTGGATCCACTGGAGCTTGGCTGTGAGGTGCAGACTATTCCTTTCTACCGTCTCAACAACAGCTTTGCCCACCTGGACCAAGAGCGTGAGTACCTCCTGTATTGCTCCAAAGGCGTTATGAGCCGCCTGCACGCCTCACACCTGTTGGACGAAGGTTTTCGCAATGTGGGCGTGCTGCGCCCGCTGATTCCCCACAGACCGGAAACCATTAAGAAGTAA